The following coding sequences are from one Comamonas koreensis window:
- a CDS encoding ATP-binding protein yields the protein MSHALRAGRPFSLRARLIWALLAVVVVAAGLQAVSIYRTARAETEALFDVQMQRIALALSAGLASEVASDALADPQAKAQDMIVQIWRADGIMLYRSSNSRLLPQVAVLGFSDARAHGVAFRIYALQTPTQVIQVAQEAASRGQMAGNVALRSIVPVLLLAPLIMLVVWWVVAHTLAPLARTRAQLAARQADDLSPLADADLPLEVQPLVQEMNLLLARLQAAFDALRRFVGDAAHELRTPLAALRLQVQGLARAPDDAARRVASERVMAGIDRATRMVEQLLHLARQEAGQMQAAPAQPVAVAALCEMAVDELQPLAQQAGLTLQHQLDDTLEPVQGQADALGLLLRNLLENALRYTPAGGQVLCRWYADAECQRVLSVEDSGPGIAPEERERVLDRFYRVPGTTAHGSGLGLAIVSAVARQHGAQLLLDASPSLGGLRVRVIF from the coding sequence TGAGCCATGCGCTGCGGGCCGGGCGGCCTTTTTCGCTGCGCGCGCGGCTGATCTGGGCGCTGCTGGCCGTTGTGGTGGTGGCCGCGGGCCTGCAGGCTGTCAGCATCTACCGCACGGCGCGGGCGGAGACCGAGGCGCTGTTCGATGTGCAGATGCAGCGCATTGCGCTGGCGCTGTCGGCCGGGCTCGCGTCCGAGGTCGCGTCGGACGCGCTGGCCGATCCGCAGGCCAAGGCGCAGGACATGATTGTGCAGATCTGGCGCGCCGACGGCATCATGCTCTACCGCTCCAGCAACTCGCGCCTGCTGCCGCAGGTCGCCGTGCTGGGTTTCAGCGATGCGCGGGCGCACGGCGTGGCCTTTCGCATCTATGCGCTGCAGACGCCGACCCAGGTGATCCAGGTGGCGCAAGAAGCGGCATCGCGCGGCCAGATGGCGGGCAATGTGGCCTTGCGCTCCATCGTGCCGGTGCTGCTGTTGGCCCCGCTGATCATGCTGGTGGTGTGGTGGGTGGTGGCCCATACCTTGGCGCCGTTGGCGCGCACCCGCGCGCAACTGGCGGCGCGCCAGGCTGATGACCTCTCGCCGCTGGCCGATGCCGACCTGCCGCTGGAAGTGCAGCCCCTGGTGCAGGAGATGAACCTGCTGCTGGCGCGCTTGCAGGCGGCCTTTGATGCGCTGCGGCGCTTTGTAGGCGATGCTGCCCATGAGCTGCGCACACCGCTGGCGGCCTTGCGGCTGCAGGTGCAAGGCCTCGCCCGCGCGCCCGACGATGCCGCGCGGCGCGTGGCCAGCGAGCGGGTGATGGCCGGCATCGACCGGGCCACGCGCATGGTCGAGCAGTTGCTGCACCTGGCCCGCCAGGAGGCCGGGCAGATGCAGGCGGCGCCTGCGCAGCCGGTTGCGGTCGCTGCGCTATGCGAGATGGCGGTCGATGAACTGCAACCGCTGGCTCAGCAAGCCGGCTTGACCTTGCAGCACCAGCTGGACGACACCCTGGAGCCCGTGCAGGGCCAGGCCGATGCGCTGGGCCTGCTGCTGCGCAATCTGCTGGAAAACGCGCTGCGCTACACCCCCGCTGGTGGCCAAGTGCTGTGCCGCTGGTACGCCGATGCCGAGTGCCAGCGCGTGCTCAGCGTTGAAGACAGCGGGCCCGGTATCGCCCCCGAAGAGCGCGAGCGGGTTCTGGACCGCTTCTACCGCGTGCCCGGCACCACCGCGCATGGCAGCGGGCTGGGGCTGGCCATTGTCAGCGCAGTGGCGCGCCAACATGGTGCGCAGTTGCTGCTGGATGCATCTCCCAGCTTGGGTGGCCTGCGGGTGCGGGTGATTTTCTAA
- a CDS encoding Bug family tripartite tricarboxylate transporter substrate binding protein: MNPWNIALSAALLGVWGAAAQAQPKAYPQQPIKLVVGYSPGGSVDIVARQYGQKLSELLGQSVIVENKAGASGTLAAHAVKNAAPNGYTLYFVASPTISITPAVTSTSFDPVADFLPIGSVVKYTNVLLVGAQSPFKSLQELVAFGKAQPGQLSYASAGNGSSNHLSGVLLAKYAGITMTHVPFKGNAPAMAELMANRVSILFDLNTTAVTQVQGGSVRALALTSPQRNPQLPQTPTMAECGYPDFNFEGWIGLLAPAKTAPEVVEALAQANQKILADARFVADMERSGYAIDPVSTADLKKRIASDYAFFKPLAPDVQASQ; the protein is encoded by the coding sequence TTGAACCCGTGGAACATCGCGCTCAGTGCAGCGCTGTTGGGGGTGTGGGGCGCTGCAGCGCAGGCCCAGCCCAAGGCCTATCCGCAGCAGCCCATCAAGCTGGTGGTGGGCTATTCACCGGGTGGCTCGGTCGATATCGTGGCGCGCCAGTACGGGCAAAAGCTCTCCGAGCTTCTGGGCCAGAGCGTGATTGTCGAGAACAAGGCGGGCGCGAGCGGCACCCTGGCCGCCCATGCGGTCAAAAACGCAGCGCCCAATGGCTACACCCTGTACTTTGTGGCCAGCCCCACGATCAGCATCACGCCGGCGGTGACCAGCACCAGCTTTGACCCGGTGGCCGATTTCTTGCCCATCGGCTCGGTCGTCAAGTACACGAATGTGCTGCTGGTGGGCGCGCAGTCGCCGTTCAAGTCGCTGCAGGAGCTGGTGGCCTTTGGCAAGGCCCAGCCGGGCCAGCTGAGCTATGCCTCGGCGGGCAATGGCTCGTCCAACCACCTCTCGGGCGTGCTGCTGGCCAAGTACGCGGGCATCACGATGACGCATGTGCCTTTCAAGGGCAATGCGCCGGCCATGGCCGAGCTGATGGCCAACCGCGTCTCCATCCTGTTCGATCTGAACACGACGGCTGTCACGCAGGTGCAGGGCGGCAGCGTGCGCGCGCTGGCACTGACATCGCCGCAGCGCAACCCGCAGTTGCCCCAGACGCCGACGATGGCCGAGTGCGGCTATCCCGACTTCAATTTCGAGGGCTGGATCGGCCTCTTGGCACCGGCCAAGACCGCGCCCGAGGTGGTCGAGGCGCTGGCCCAGGCCAACCAGAAAATCCTGGCCGATGCCCGCTTTGTCGCCGACATGGAGCGCTCGGGCTATGCCATCGACCCGGTCAGTACCGCTGATCTGAAAAAACGCATTGCCAGCGACTACGCCTTCTTCAAGCCATTGGCCCCGGACGTTCAGGCCAGCCAATAA
- a CDS encoding thiamine pyrophosphate-binding protein has product MPHTFNIGDLVAQFLHAIGTELVFGIISVHNIPIMDGIARQGGIRVVMTRGEMGAAHMADGYARRSGKLGVLVSSTGPGAANTVSGLLEASFASSPLLHITGQVPRKFLGRDTGATHNVRDQLGMLQSVCKASYRIERAEDALRILQQAASEALTAPMGPVSIEIPIDVQKQPIPQADADTSLALPTLPARPRASDADIAQLAERVRAARRPMLWVGRGAIDGGAALQQLLDRGFGMASSWAGRGIVPEDHPCNLGGLNGTGAPEVIDFYKTVDLMLVVGSRLRGQETVDQSLALPGQRVQIDLDPAAEGRSYDCAQFVCGDARDVLERLVAALGNYQAEPGYRAQFAEMKQRARQAFARTLGPYAGFAEQLRSQLPRNAVWARDITVANSTWGNRLFEVYGPRDAMHPVGAGIGQGLPLGIGAAFAARGAKTVVLSGDAGFMMNVCELWTARQEALDMLFIVMNDAGYGVIKHMQDANFGGRRVYGDLAPPDFALLAQSAGIAYRKLSEAHGLAEAVAQLATQPGLALLEVDMLAIGEAPPYFPYQKS; this is encoded by the coding sequence ATGCCCCACACCTTCAATATCGGCGACCTGGTCGCCCAGTTCCTGCACGCCATCGGTACCGAGCTGGTCTTTGGCATCATCTCCGTGCACAACATACCGATCATGGACGGCATCGCGCGCCAGGGCGGCATCCGTGTGGTGATGACGCGCGGCGAGATGGGCGCTGCCCATATGGCCGATGGCTATGCCCGCCGCAGCGGCAAGCTGGGCGTGCTGGTCTCCAGCACCGGGCCGGGCGCGGCCAATACCGTGTCGGGCTTGCTGGAGGCCTCGTTTGCCTCCAGCCCGCTTTTGCATATCACCGGCCAGGTGCCGCGCAAGTTCTTGGGGCGCGATACCGGCGCCACCCACAATGTGCGCGACCAGCTGGGCATGCTGCAATCGGTCTGCAAGGCCAGCTACCGCATTGAGCGGGCTGAAGACGCGCTGCGCATCTTGCAGCAGGCGGCCAGCGAGGCGCTGACGGCGCCGATGGGGCCGGTCAGCATCGAGATTCCGATCGATGTGCAAAAGCAGCCCATCCCGCAGGCCGATGCGGACACCAGCCTGGCGCTGCCGACCCTGCCTGCGCGCCCCCGGGCCAGCGATGCCGATATCGCGCAGCTGGCCGAGCGCGTGCGGGCTGCGCGGCGGCCCATGCTCTGGGTGGGGCGCGGCGCCATCGATGGCGGCGCAGCGCTGCAGCAGCTGCTGGACAGGGGCTTTGGCATGGCATCGAGCTGGGCCGGGCGCGGCATCGTGCCCGAGGACCACCCTTGCAATCTGGGCGGCCTCAACGGCACCGGCGCGCCGGAGGTGATTGACTTCTACAAGACCGTGGACCTGATGCTCGTGGTGGGCTCGCGGCTGCGCGGCCAGGAGACCGTGGACCAAAGCCTGGCCTTGCCCGGCCAACGGGTGCAGATCGACCTGGACCCCGCGGCCGAAGGGCGCAGCTATGACTGCGCGCAGTTTGTCTGTGGTGATGCCCGCGATGTCTTGGAGCGCCTGGTCGCGGCGCTGGGCAATTACCAGGCCGAGCCCGGCTACCGCGCGCAATTTGCCGAGATGAAGCAGCGTGCCCGCCAGGCCTTTGCCCGCACCCTGGGCCCCTATGCCGGCTTTGCCGAGCAGCTCCGAAGCCAGCTGCCGCGCAACGCCGTCTGGGCGCGCGATATCACCGTCGCCAACTCCACCTGGGGCAACCGTTTGTTCGAGGTCTATGGCCCGCGCGATGCGATGCACCCGGTGGGCGCCGGCATTGGCCAGGGCCTGCCGCTGGGCATCGGCGCGGCCTTTGCCGCTCGTGGCGCCAAGACCGTGGTGCTGAGCGGTGATGCCGGCTTCATGATGAATGTCTGCGAGCTGTGGACCGCCAGGCAGGAAGCGCTGGACATGCTGTTCATCGTCATGAACGACGCCGGTTACGGCGTCATCAAGCACATGCAGGATGCGAACTTTGGCGGCCGGCGCGTCTATGGCGATCTGGCGCCGCCGGACTTTGCGTTGCTGGCCCAGTCGGCGGGCATCGCCTACCGCAAGCTCAGTGAGGCCCATGGCTTGGCAGAGGCCGTGGCGCAGCTGGCGACGCAACCCGGGCTGGCATTGCTGGAGGTCGATATGCTGGCCATTGGCGAGGCACCGCCGTATTTCCCCTACCAAAAGTCCTGA
- a CDS encoding DegQ family serine endoprotease, which yields MSVPSFQLGSRKLVAALLTAGVLGGVGASALQHVQWSAHAQGAPAVIAQSAPAAAPMVSLPNFSAITQQAGPAVVNISVRGTRKVSDDEDDGDDADAAPSANRGQQIDPNDPMLQFFRQFGFGVPQQGMPRGFGRQVPQEVPMAGEGSGFIISPDGTILTNAHVVKGAKTVTVKLTDRREFKAKVLGSDPKTDIAVIKIDAKDLPVAKIGDSKAIQQGEWVLAIGSPFGFENSVTAGVVSAKGRALPDDSSVPFIQTDVAINPGNSGGPLINARGEVVGINSQIYSKSGGYQGLSFAIPIDLAVNIKDQIVSHGKVDHARLGVVIQEVNQAFADSFKLPKPEGALVASVEKGGPADKAGLQPGDVITGYNGQAIVSSNDLPAAIATARPGTQAELQVWRGGKATTLQATLGGNVSKGEQVAGNEKVGKGKLGLALRELTPQEKQASGSQQGLIVEQAAGPAALAGVQPGDVVLSVNGAAVKGIEDLRKQVAQSDKSVALLIERNGQKIFVPVQLG from the coding sequence ATGTCTGTTCCTTCTTTTCAACTCGGTTCGCGCAAACTGGTGGCTGCCTTGCTGACGGCAGGGGTGTTGGGCGGCGTGGGTGCCTCTGCGCTGCAGCATGTGCAGTGGAGCGCCCATGCCCAAGGCGCGCCTGCGGTCATCGCCCAGTCCGCCCCGGCGGCCGCGCCCATGGTGAGCCTGCCCAATTTCAGCGCCATCACCCAGCAGGCCGGGCCTGCGGTGGTCAATATCAGTGTGCGCGGCACGCGCAAGGTCTCGGACGATGAGGACGACGGCGATGATGCCGATGCCGCACCCTCGGCCAACCGGGGCCAGCAAATCGACCCCAATGACCCGATGCTGCAGTTCTTCCGCCAGTTCGGCTTTGGCGTGCCCCAGCAAGGCATGCCGCGCGGCTTTGGCCGCCAGGTGCCGCAAGAGGTGCCGATGGCCGGCGAGGGCTCGGGCTTTATCATCAGCCCCGATGGCACCATCCTGACCAATGCCCACGTGGTCAAGGGCGCCAAGACGGTGACGGTCAAGCTCACCGATCGGCGCGAGTTCAAGGCCAAGGTGCTGGGCTCGGACCCCAAGACCGATATCGCGGTGATCAAGATCGATGCCAAGGATCTGCCAGTCGCCAAGATCGGTGACTCCAAGGCCATCCAGCAAGGCGAATGGGTGCTGGCCATTGGCTCGCCCTTTGGCTTTGAGAACTCGGTGACCGCCGGTGTCGTCAGTGCCAAGGGCCGTGCGCTGCCCGATGACAGCTCGGTGCCCTTTATCCAGACCGATGTGGCGATCAACCCCGGCAACTCCGGCGGGCCGCTGATCAATGCGCGGGGCGAGGTGGTGGGCATCAACTCGCAGATCTACAGCAAGAGTGGTGGCTACCAGGGCCTGTCCTTTGCGATCCCGATCGACCTGGCGGTCAACATCAAGGACCAGATCGTCTCGCACGGCAAGGTCGACCATGCGCGCCTGGGTGTCGTGATCCAGGAGGTCAACCAGGCCTTTGCCGATTCCTTCAAGCTGCCCAAGCCCGAAGGCGCCTTGGTGGCCAGCGTGGAAAAGGGCGGCCCTGCCGACAAGGCCGGCCTGCAGCCCGGCGATGTGATCACCGGCTACAACGGCCAGGCAATTGTCTCGTCCAACGACCTGCCTGCGGCCATTGCCACGGCGCGTCCCGGTACCCAGGCCGAGCTGCAGGTCTGGCGCGGCGGCAAGGCCACCACCTTGCAAGCCACCCTGGGCGGCAATGTCAGCAAGGGCGAGCAGGTGGCCGGCAACGAGAAGGTCGGCAAGGGCAAGCTGGGCCTGGCGCTGCGCGAGCTGACGCCCCAGGAAAAGCAGGCCAGCGGCAGCCAGCAGGGCTTGATCGTCGAGCAAGCGGCCGGGCCTGCGGCGCTCGCCGGTGTGCAGCCCGGTGACGTGGTGCTGTCCGTCAATGGCGCGGCGGTGAAAGGGATTGAGGATCTGCGCAAGCAGGTCGCCCAGTCCGACAAGTCGGTGGCGTTGCTGATCGAGCGCAATGGCCAGAAGATTTTTGTGCCGGTGCAGCTGGGTTAA
- the hpnC gene encoding squalene synthase HpnC, translating into MKDSTPTPSATAATPAVTTPVTHYENFPVASWLCPPALRPPIAAIYHFARTADDIADEGDADAPARLAELQAYRDALAHIAQGQPPLARWQAVFAPLQAAIVQWQLPVALLDDLISAFMQDIDKTAQGARYADRSELLDYCRRSANPVGRLLLHLYGVNDAQSLTQSDAICSALQLINFWQDLSVDIPRGRYYLNDADCQAAGISAAAMQQRQDSPALRQLVMDQAAWARRLMEEGAPLVHRVPGRAGWELRLVVQGGLRILDKVEALQGQSLWQRRTIGKGDVPLMLWRAWRM; encoded by the coding sequence GTGAAAGATTCCACGCCCACCCCTTCTGCAACCGCCGCCACGCCCGCTGTGACCACGCCCGTCACCCACTACGAGAATTTTCCGGTGGCCTCCTGGCTGTGCCCACCGGCGCTGCGCCCGCCCATTGCGGCCATCTACCACTTTGCGCGCACGGCCGATGACATTGCCGACGAGGGCGATGCCGATGCCCCCGCCCGCCTGGCCGAGCTGCAGGCCTACCGCGATGCGCTCGCCCATATCGCCCAGGGCCAACCGCCGCTCGCGCGCTGGCAGGCCGTGTTCGCGCCGCTGCAGGCGGCCATCGTGCAGTGGCAGCTGCCGGTGGCGCTGCTCGATGACCTGATCAGCGCCTTCATGCAGGACATCGACAAAACCGCCCAAGGCGCGCGCTATGCCGACCGCAGCGAGCTGCTCGACTACTGCCGCCGCTCGGCCAACCCAGTGGGCCGCTTGCTGCTGCATCTGTATGGCGTGAACGATGCCCAGTCCCTGACCCAGAGCGATGCCATCTGCAGCGCGCTGCAGCTGATCAACTTCTGGCAGGACCTGAGCGTGGATATTCCTCGCGGCCGCTACTACCTCAATGATGCCGACTGCCAGGCCGCCGGCATCAGCGCCGCCGCGATGCAGCAGCGCCAGGACAGCCCGGCGCTGCGCCAGTTGGTGATGGACCAGGCCGCCTGGGCGCGCCGCCTGATGGAAGAAGGCGCGCCGCTGGTGCACCGCGTGCCCGGCCGCGCCGGCTGGGAGCTGCGCCTGGTGGTGCAAGGGGGTTTGCGTATTCTCGATAAGGTGGAAGCCCTGCAAGGCCAGAGCCTGTGGCAGCGCCGCACCATTGGCAAGGGCGATGTGCCGCTGATGCTGTGGCGCGCCTGGCGCATGTGA
- a CDS encoding efflux RND transporter periplasmic adaptor subunit: protein MSLPLRAPSARAAVLLLSIATVATLTACSRQESPPEPIRAVKLQTVGAAPLQAQTAFAGDIRARTEAQLGFRVAGKVLSRNVELGQAIKPGQLLAQLDGTDYALAAQGAQAQVQAATTQRDLEAANYRRFKELRDKNFISAAEMERHAAALKSAQAQLDQAKANAASQSNQTAYTRLVSDVAGVVTAVNVEPGQVVSAGTPVLRVAKDGARDAVFAVPEDRIAQLKPGQPVQVKVWPEEQSLGAHIREVAASADAATRTYQVKASLDAAPNDVLPKLGATVTVLPPERAAGADKASDVIKLPLSALWDKAGSSQVWVFDPASSTVQPQAVAVARMDGNDAVIQSGLHAGQQVVIAGVHVLNAGQKVTVFQSKYAAAAPAQTQADAPVVNAPAAADAAAPAAKQ from the coding sequence ATGTCCCTACCTCTTCGAGCGCCCAGCGCACGTGCCGCAGTGCTGCTGCTGTCTATTGCTACCGTGGCCACATTGACGGCCTGTTCACGCCAGGAATCCCCGCCCGAGCCGATCCGGGCGGTCAAGCTGCAAACAGTGGGCGCGGCGCCCTTGCAGGCGCAGACGGCGTTTGCCGGCGATATCCGCGCCCGCACCGAGGCGCAGTTGGGTTTCCGGGTGGCGGGCAAGGTGCTCAGCCGCAACGTGGAGCTGGGTCAGGCCATCAAGCCCGGGCAGTTGCTGGCGCAGCTCGATGGCACCGACTACGCGCTGGCTGCGCAAGGCGCGCAGGCCCAGGTGCAGGCGGCGACCACGCAGCGGGACCTGGAGGCGGCCAACTACCGCCGCTTCAAGGAACTGCGTGACAAGAACTTCATCAGCGCCGCGGAGATGGAGCGCCATGCGGCAGCGCTGAAATCGGCCCAGGCCCAGCTCGACCAGGCCAAGGCCAATGCGGCCAGCCAAAGCAACCAGACGGCCTATACCCGCCTGGTGTCCGATGTGGCGGGCGTCGTGACCGCCGTGAATGTGGAGCCCGGCCAGGTCGTGTCTGCCGGCACCCCGGTGCTGCGTGTGGCCAAGGATGGTGCGCGCGATGCCGTGTTTGCCGTGCCCGAAGACCGCATTGCCCAGCTCAAGCCCGGCCAGCCGGTGCAGGTCAAGGTCTGGCCCGAGGAGCAGTCGCTGGGCGCCCATATCCGCGAAGTGGCCGCCAGCGCCGATGCTGCCACGCGCACCTACCAGGTCAAGGCCTCGCTGGATGCGGCGCCCAATGATGTGCTGCCCAAGCTGGGCGCCACCGTGACCGTGCTGCCGCCCGAGCGCGCTGCCGGTGCGGACAAGGCGAGCGATGTGATCAAGCTGCCGTTGTCGGCGCTGTGGGACAAGGCCGGCAGCAGCCAGGTCTGGGTGTTTGACCCGGCCAGCTCCACCGTGCAGCCCCAGGCAGTGGCGGTGGCGCGCATGGACGGCAATGACGCCGTGATCCAAAGCGGTCTGCACGCGGGGCAGCAGGTGGTGATTGCCGGCGTGCATGTGCTCAATGCCGGGCAGAAGGTGACGGTGTTCCAGTCCAAGTATGCGGCTGCTGCGCCTGCGCAAACCCAGGCCGATGCACCAGTGGTCAATGCGCCCGCCGCTGCGGATGCTGCGGCTCCTGCCGCCAAGCAGTAA